One Nicotiana sylvestris chromosome 12, ASM39365v2, whole genome shotgun sequence genomic window carries:
- the LOC104223149 gene encoding uncharacterized protein isoform X1: MAESNQHSSFESVRKWVIEHKLRTVGCLWLSGITGSIAYNWSKPNMKTSVRLIHARLHAQALTLAALAGAAAVEYYDQTTSNINAERYPKFIGVDPYLHKK; the protein is encoded by the exons ATGGCGGAATCTAACCAACACTCCTCCTTTGAATCTGTCAGAAAGTGGGTTATCGAGCACAAGCTTCGCACCGTCG GATGTCTATGGTTGAGTGGAATAACGGGATCGATCGCTTACAATTGGTCAAAACCTAACATGAAAACCAGCGTTAGGCTCATCCATGCCAG GTTGCACGCACAGGCACTTACACTTGCAGCGTTAGCGGGAGCTGCAGCGGTTGAGTACTATGACCAAACGACCAGCAACATTAATGCCGAACGATATCCCAAATTTATTGGCGTAGATCCCTATTTGCACAAGAAATGA
- the LOC104223149 gene encoding uncharacterized protein isoform X2, with translation MAESNQHSSFESVRKWVIEHKLRTVGCLWLSGITGSIAYNWSKPNMKTSVRLIHARHLHLQR, from the exons ATGGCGGAATCTAACCAACACTCCTCCTTTGAATCTGTCAGAAAGTGGGTTATCGAGCACAAGCTTCGCACCGTCG GATGTCTATGGTTGAGTGGAATAACGGGATCGATCGCTTACAATTGGTCAAAACCTAACATGAAAACCAGCGTTAGGCTCATCCATGCCAG GCACTTACACTTGCAGCGTTAG